A single genomic interval of Thermodesulfobacteriota bacterium harbors:
- a CDS encoding HPr family phosphocarrier protein, with the protein MDVDTPGSEERTFVIVNSLGLHARAAALLVQAAQAYTSEIEVCKEDIAVNGKSIMGVLMLAAGRGSRVTVRACGEDAREAVEGLGDLIRNGFWEKE; encoded by the coding sequence ATGGACGTAGACACCCCGGGCTCGGAAGAGCGCACCTTCGTCATCGTCAACTCCCTGGGGCTCCATGCCCGGGCGGCGGCGCTCCTGGTGCAGGCGGCCCAGGCGTACACGAGCGAGATCGAGGTGTGCAAGGAAGACATCGCGGTCAACGGAAAGAGCATCATGGGCGTCCTGATGCTGGCGGCCGGCAGGGGGTCTCGCGTGACGGTGCGCGCCTGCGGGGAGGATGCGCGGGAGGCCGTGGAGGGGCTCGGGGATCTGATCCGAAACGGGTTCTGGGAGAAGGAGTAG